A stretch of Pseudorhodobacter turbinis DNA encodes these proteins:
- a CDS encoding thiolase family protein, with translation MHKVVIAGAARTAMGGFQGVFSGVPAAQLGGAAIRAALGQADPALVEELLMGCVLPAGQGQAPARQAGFAAGLSDAVPATTLNKMCGSGMKAAMVAHDQIALGQMQVMVAGGMESMTESPYLLPKMRSGARLGHTTSLDHMFLDGLEDAYDKGRLMGTFAEDCAQAFGFSREDQDAYALASLSRALEAQNSGALTAEIAPFTVTTRKGDTTISTDEQPSKARPEKIPTLKPAFRKDGTVTAANSSSISDGAAALLIASEDAAQAHSLPVRAYIRGHASHAHAPCDFPTAPVPAARKLLKSLGWGVESVDLWEVNEAFAVVPMAFMRELDIPHDKVNVNGGACALGHPIGASGARIIVTLLHAMEHRGLKRGIAAICIGGGEGTAIAIERP, from the coding sequence ATGCATAAAGTTGTTATAGCAGGTGCTGCGCGCACCGCGATGGGCGGGTTTCAGGGCGTTTTTTCCGGCGTGCCGGCCGCGCAATTGGGCGGGGCTGCCATTCGTGCCGCTCTTGGACAAGCGGATCCGGCCTTGGTTGAGGAGCTACTGATGGGCTGTGTTTTGCCGGCGGGTCAGGGGCAGGCCCCCGCGCGGCAGGCAGGCTTTGCGGCGGGGTTATCCGATGCGGTTCCGGCGACGACGCTGAACAAAATGTGCGGCTCGGGGATGAAGGCGGCGATGGTGGCGCATGATCAGATTGCGCTGGGACAGATGCAGGTCATGGTGGCCGGCGGCATGGAAAGCATGACAGAGTCCCCCTATCTTTTGCCCAAAATGCGCAGCGGTGCGCGGCTGGGGCACACCACCTCGCTTGACCATATGTTCCTTGACGGGTTGGAGGATGCCTATGACAAGGGCCGCCTGATGGGCACCTTTGCTGAGGATTGCGCGCAGGCTTTCGGGTTCAGCCGCGAGGATCAGGATGCCTATGCGCTGGCCTCGCTGAGCCGCGCGCTGGAGGCGCAGAATTCGGGCGCGCTGACCGCCGAGATTGCGCCCTTTACCGTGACCACCCGCAAGGGCGACACCACCATCAGCACGGATGAGCAGCCAAGCAAGGCCCGCCCCGAAAAGATCCCGACGCTAAAGCCCGCATTTCGCAAGGACGGGACGGTGACGGCGGCCAATTCGTCCTCTATCTCGGATGGGGCGGCGGCGCTTTTGATTGCATCGGAAGACGCGGCACAGGCACATTCCCTGCCAGTTCGCGCCTATATTCGCGGCCATGCCAGCCATGCACATGCCCCTTGTGATTTCCCCACAGCGCCGGTGCCTGCTGCGCGCAAGCTGTTGAAATCCTTGGGATGGGGCGTGGAAAGTGTTGATCTGTGGGAGGTGAATGAGGCCTTTGCCGTTGTCCCTATGGCCTTTATGCGTGAGCTGGATATCCCGCATGACAAGGTCAATGTGAACGGCGGTGCCTGTGCATTGGGTCATCCTATCGGGGCCTCGGGTGCGCGGATCATCGTGACCTTGCTTCATGCGATGGAACACCGCGGCCTCAAACGCGGGATCGCGGCGATCTGCATCGGCGGGGGTGAGGGCACGGCCATCGCGATTGAACGCCCTTAA
- a CDS encoding STAS domain-containing protein: MNITADAHDDLIVVTVSEDRIDAACAIQFKERMRELTQSPSSRVILDLSSVAFLDSSGLGAVVAVMKLLGPDRKLELSGLTPTVAKVFRLTRMDTVFTIHPSLPDELQQAG; this comes from the coding sequence ATGAACATAACCGCCGACGCCCATGATGACTTGATCGTTGTCACCGTAAGCGAAGACCGGATCGATGCTGCCTGCGCCATTCAGTTCAAAGAACGTATGCGTGAGTTGACGCAATCCCCCTCCTCACGCGTGATCCTTGACCTCTCCTCTGTGGCATTTCTGGACAGCTCCGGCCTTGGTGCCGTGGTTGCAGTGATGAAATTGCTGGGCCCTGACCGTAAACTGGAACTTTCTGGCCTGACGCCAACAGTGGCCAAAGTCTTTCGCCTGACACGTATGGACACAGTGTTTACAATTCACCCCAGTTTGCCCGACGAGCTTCAACAAGCCGGCTAA
- a CDS encoding ATP-binding protein, translating into MKLVFESNLDAVRTGLADLLASDALCAMEQDARGAAEIVLAEVFNNVVEHAYATSQGKIEVCLKDHPEGVLVTVTDSGIPFPQQQLPQGLLPEVKSSDDLPEGGFGWYLIRSQVRHLAYRREGKTNHLTFCLPYKAAH; encoded by the coding sequence ATGAAATTGGTGTTTGAAAGTAATTTGGATGCTGTCCGCACCGGACTAGCTGATTTGCTTGCCAGCGATGCCCTTTGTGCAATGGAACAGGACGCACGTGGCGCGGCGGAAATCGTCTTGGCAGAGGTGTTCAACAATGTCGTCGAACATGCCTACGCCACCAGTCAGGGCAAGATAGAAGTGTGTCTGAAGGACCATCCCGAGGGCGTTTTGGTGACCGTCACCGACAGCGGCATCCCCTTCCCGCAGCAACAATTGCCGCAAGGTCTGCTCCCCGAGGTTAAGTCATCGGACGATCTGCCCGAGGGAGGGTTTGGCTGGTACCTGATCCGCTCTCAAGTTCGGCATCTGGCCTATCGGCGAGAGGGTAAGACCAACCATCTGACATTTTGCCTGCCATATAAAGCCGCGCATTAA
- a CDS encoding gamma-glutamyltransferase family protein, which translates to MRDFQMPGRSAVYAANGMCATSHPLAAGAAIDILKAGGNAMDAAIAGAVLLGFCEPQMTGLGGDCFVLFKPAGGETVHAMNGSGRAPLGLNADALRARGLTAMPLYSVEAVTLPGAVDAFCQLSADWGRIGLADTLAPAIHYAEEGVPVAPRVAKDWAEAEHLLQGRARETLLLNGKALTLGQTFRAPGQAEALRRVAAQGRAGFYEGEVAQDMVESLRALGGTHTLDDFAATKCAYVDPISGPYKTVELLEHPPNGQGATAVLLLNILSHFDIAAMDPLGADRAHIEAEATKLAYDARNRFLADPDHTTRLSHMLAPETAMKLAALIDPKRAMPAAAPLTESVHKDTIYITVVDKDRMAVSLIYSVYHSFGACLASDRFGINFQNRGAGFTLEKGHPNEAAGGKRPMHTIIPGMIAEGGRITVPFGVMGGAYQPTGHARFVSNTVDFGMDLQSAMDAPRCFSGVDGMEVERGYADTVRADLAARGHNVIAPKVPLGGSQAIKLHADGLLEGASDPRKDGCALGY; encoded by the coding sequence ATGCGCGATTTTCAAATGCCCGGACGTTCTGCCGTATATGCTGCGAACGGGATGTGCGCCACATCACACCCTTTGGCGGCCGGTGCCGCGATCGATATTCTAAAGGCCGGTGGCAACGCCATGGATGCCGCGATTGCCGGCGCTGTCCTTCTTGGCTTTTGTGAGCCGCAGATGACCGGCTTGGGCGGGGATTGCTTTGTGCTGTTCAAACCGGCGGGAGGCGAAACCGTTCACGCGATGAACGGGTCGGGCCGTGCGCCATTGGGACTGAATGCCGATGCTCTGCGCGCCCGTGGCCTGACCGCGATGCCGCTTTATAGCGTAGAAGCCGTCACCCTACCCGGTGCTGTTGATGCCTTTTGCCAGCTTTCCGCCGATTGGGGCCGTATCGGGCTGGCAGATACCCTCGCCCCGGCCATCCACTATGCCGAAGAGGGCGTTCCCGTCGCCCCGCGTGTCGCCAAGGATTGGGCAGAAGCCGAACATTTGCTGCAAGGGCGCGCCCGCGAAACCCTGCTTTTGAATGGCAAGGCCCTGACGCTGGGCCAAACCTTCCGCGCGCCGGGCCAGGCCGAGGCGCTGCGCCGCGTTGCCGCCCAAGGCCGCGCCGGATTTTATGAAGGTGAGGTGGCACAAGATATGGTCGAATCGCTGCGCGCCCTCGGTGGTACGCACACGCTTGATGATTTTGCTGCCACCAAATGCGCCTATGTCGATCCAATCTCTGGCCCGTACAAAACCGTGGAGTTGTTGGAACATCCGCCAAACGGTCAGGGTGCAACGGCGGTTTTGCTTCTCAATATCCTCTCGCATTTCGACATCGCCGCGATGGACCCGCTAGGCGCCGACCGCGCCCATATTGAAGCCGAGGCGACCAAGCTTGCATATGATGCGCGCAACCGCTTTTTGGCCGACCCGGACCATACCACAAGGCTGTCCCATATGCTGGCCCCCGAAACAGCCATGAAGTTGGCCGCCCTTATTGATCCAAAACGAGCCATGCCCGCCGCCGCCCCGCTGACGGAATCGGTGCATAAGGATACAATCTATATCACCGTGGTGGATAAGGATCGCATGGCGGTTTCATTGATCTATTCCGTCTATCACAGCTTCGGGGCCTGCCTTGCCAGCGACCGTTTCGGCATCAATTTCCAGAACCGCGGCGCAGGCTTTACGCTGGAAAAAGGCCACCCGAATGAGGCCGCTGGCGGCAAGCGCCCCATGCACACCATCATCCCCGGCATGATTGCCGAAGGGGGGCGCATAACTGTGCCCTTTGGCGTGATGGGCGGGGCTTATCAGCCCACCGGCCACGCACGCTTCGTCTCGAACACCGTTGATTTCGGGATGGATCTGCAAAGCGCAATGGATGCCCCACGCTGCTTTTCCGGCGTAGACGGTATGGAGGTGGAGCGGGGCTACGCTGACACGGTTCGCGCCGATCTGGCGGCACGTGGCCATAATGTCATCGCGCCAAAGGTTCCGCTTGGCGGCTCTCAGGCGATCAAACTTCATGCGGATGGCCTGCTTGAAGGGGCATCTGACCCACGCAAAGACGGTTGCGCCTTGGGATATTAG
- the aroC gene encoding chorismate synthase translates to MSFNTFGHLFRVTTWGESHGPALGATVDGCPPGVPLTEADIQPWLDKRKPGQNKFTTQRQEADQVRILSGVYEGRTTGTPIQLMIENTDQRSKDYGDILQKFRPGHADISYHQKYGLRDPRGGGRSSARETAARVAAGGVARAALRALVPGLRITGYMVQMGPHKIDRAQFDWDQIPENPFWVPDVQAASDWAEYLDGLRRSHNSVGAVIEVTARGMVPGLGAPIYAKLDTDLAAAMMSINAVKGVEIGEGMDAACLTGVDNADEIRMGPDGPEFSSNHAGGILGGISTGQDVVVRFSVKPTSSILTPRRTITIAGEEVELITKGRHDPCVGIRAVPVGEAMMACVLLDHFLMDRGQTGGQRGQIG, encoded by the coding sequence ATGAGCTTTAACACCTTTGGCCATCTGTTTCGTGTGACAACCTGGGGCGAAAGCCACGGGCCGGCCTTGGGTGCCACTGTTGATGGCTGCCCCCCCGGCGTGCCCTTGACCGAGGCCGATATTCAGCCGTGGTTGGACAAGCGCAAGCCCGGCCAAAACAAGTTCACCACGCAACGGCAAGAGGCCGATCAGGTGCGGATTTTGTCAGGGGTCTATGAAGGGCGCACGACCGGAACGCCGATCCAGCTGATGATCGAGAATACCGATCAACGGTCCAAGGATTACGGCGATATCTTGCAAAAGTTCCGCCCCGGTCATGCCGATATTTCGTATCATCAGAAATACGGGCTGCGCGATCCGCGTGGCGGCGGGCGGTCCTCGGCGCGGGAAACAGCGGCAAGGGTGGCGGCGGGTGGCGTGGCGCGGGCTGCGTTGCGTGCCTTGGTGCCGGGGTTGCGCATAACCGGCTATATGGTGCAGATGGGCCCGCACAAGATTGACCGCGCGCAGTTTGACTGGGACCAAATCCCGGAAAACCCGTTTTGGGTGCCGGATGTTCAGGCCGCAAGCGATTGGGCGGAATATCTGGACGGGTTGCGCCGCAGCCATAATTCTGTTGGTGCAGTGATCGAGGTGACGGCGCGCGGCATGGTGCCCGGCCTTGGCGCGCCGATTTATGCCAAGCTGGATACTGATCTGGCGGCTGCGATGATGTCGATCAATGCCGTTAAGGGCGTTGAGATTGGCGAAGGCATGGACGCCGCGTGCCTAACCGGCGTGGACAATGCCGATGAGATCCGCATGGGGCCGGACGGGCCGGAGTTTTCCTCCAACCATGCGGGGGGCATCTTGGGCGGGATCTCTACGGGACAAGATGTGGTGGTCCGTTTCTCGGTCAAGCCGACATCTTCGATTTTGACACCGCGCCGAACGATCACGATCGCCGGTGAAGAGGTGGAATTGATCACCAAAGGTCGCCATGATCCTTGCGTTGGTATTCGCGCCGTTCCGGTGGGTGAGGCGATGATGGCTTGTGTTTTGCTGGACCATTTCCTGATGGACCGCGGCCAGACCGGTGGCCAGCGCGGGCAGATCGGCTAA